gtgtgtgtgtgtgtgtgtgtgtgtgtgtgtgtgtgtgtgtctgtgtgtctgtgtgtgtgtaattgtgtgtgtttgtgtctgcatgtgagtttctgtgtgtgtgtgtgtgtgtgtgtgtgtgtgcgtgtgtgtgtgtgtgtgtgtctgtgtgtctgtgtgtgtgtaattgtgtgtgtttgtgtgtgcatgtgagtttctgtgtgtgtgtgtgtgtgtgtgtgtgtgtgtgtgtgtgtgtgtgtgtgtgtgtgtgtgtgtgtgtgtgtgtgtgtgtgtgagtgtgttgctgAGCAATAGAATTTGTCAGGAATGTTgctgacaaacagaaacaaacacaatgacTGGCCTCAcccaccacacacaaacacacacacgtacacacacaaacacacacaaacacacacatgcacacacacacacacacacacacacacacacacacacacacacacacacacacacacacacacacacacatcgtgagtttttattgttttctgcaGGGGGCAGCAGTGAGCCTCAGCTAGCAGGTTGCCATGACAACATAAGGTGACTGCTGGACATCCAAACaaggtgtgtgtgcttgtgtgtgcgtgtgtgtgcatgtttgtgcgtgtgtgtgtgtgtgtgtgtgtgtgtgtcgggacCTTTATGTGAGCTGCAAGTTTTAACCGTGATAATAAAACCAAATGTGGATTTAAGATAAAAAGTTGCACTTGTTCCAgacgtttgtttgtttgtttgtttgtttgtttgtttttttgtttgtttgtttgtttgtttgtttgtttgtttgtttgattgattgattgattgtttgttaCAGAGAGGGTCACATGACTCATAGCTGtctgctgctataggtttagactgttATGGGGGACTGACACTGAactttcccctctctccctcatcTGCCTGCCTGCCACTTTTAGTCttcctgtcacattaaagttacttACCATGGACCATACTggctccattgtcttgtaggttctTCTGGATATCTGCCCTAGACGGCCTGCTTCTGTGGAtttaccagactccagctgttacaactgctgctatccgtctcatcactttCATTACTGCTACAACACTAATCTCAAGAATGGTCTGACTTCAACTGATGACATTGATGTCGTCATTGTTATTTGTCTTTGTCCATCCCtcactctcttcatctccctctgtccccctctctaatcccaacccggtctcagtagatgtctgtctaacacaagactagttctgctcgaggtttctgcctgtgaaaggAAGGATTACTTTGGAAGTGCTGACATTCCTGCTGATGTCTGTTTTTGCATGACTTTAACTAGTCAACAGGAGGACAGAGGGACATTATGccaatgtatgcatgtgtgtttgagagagagagagtagaaaaCTGTACGGTAAACTAACTTGTTGATGTTCTGTCTAGCTGGTTAACTGTCAGTGTTTAACTTTTGAACCTGCATGTTCATCTCCGTCAGGTTTCAGGTACAGGTGGAGGAGTGAAGACATTGATGAAGAAGTTAAAGTGTGTGAATGGGGGGGTCTGATTAGTAaacttttcagtttttctttgagGGAAAACGAATGAAAGAGTTCATATAACtcttttataaaacacaaataaatacgcATAAGACAGATGATGTAGTTCACAGAGTCTTAGATTTATTGGTGAAGATGTGACATTTGTACTCGGAAGACTTTACAGGGCAGCAGTCTGACACCTGCATGATGTTTACTTTCATCACGTCTACTGTCAGAGGAAGAGCAATCATTTCATGCAGACAGGCggcggaggaggagaaggaaggggAAGAGagtgggcttttattttgaaggcatcAGTTACTCCCTGTTGGTATGGTGTCAGCTCTTCATCTCGTCCTGAATTCAGAGCAGGACAGGGAGGAGGACCAATgagcatgatgatgatgatgatgatgatgatgatgttgaccTGCAGACTGTAGGAACATCTGAGGATGATCTTCCTGTTAGGTAGGACTGTGTTAGTTTAGCTGTGATGACACAGTTAGTATTTATCATGCTGGAAGACGTGATCACGCCGGTCAGGTCAGACTTCTGATCCCCAGAGGATACATCTTCAGCTTTATCTCTCCTCTCAGGGCtgatccctctctcctcatcaGAGCATCTTTGTTTCAGTGGGCCATCTTTGTTGTGTCGCCACCATGGTAACGGTCCTTCATCAGATCAGTTCAGATCTGTTAACGAGACATGAAGCCGTTTAAACCCGGTAAGCGTGTGAGGCCGCAGACTGATTAGAAATAAACAGGTTAACTAGAGGATGGAGGACGAGTGATGGCAGAGATACAGAGATCAGCTGATGTATCCGCTCTGATGAAACATGAAGACTGTGCAACAAACAGACTGATCAATCATTAGTCGGTCCGTCCTCCTGTCTGTATGATCTCACCAGGTGTGATGGGCAGTTGTAAATTGTGTCAAACGTTCATGCTCCACTCAGGATGAACTCTAAAGATCTTCTGACTTTTCAAAGATTTATCATCAGGTCAAAGTTTTCATGTACTCagtgaaaaatgttatttatcTACACAGCTCCACTTACTGGTAACAGCCAGTACTACCTCTCAGATGCCCCTAGTCCATCATGTCCACCTGAGGGTGGCACACACCTGCAGCTGTAACTCACATCTGGATGTGAGCACAGGTGTGAGCCGTGTGACGTGttcacttttatttgtattttgtttttattctgaggGCTGCTGCTTGCTTTACAACAATTGATATTCATGGATATAACATATTTATACCTTGTGATATAATTGATAACCAAtgctacatttctatcagtttTATAAGTTGGCCAATCGGTTAAGATAATTGAATAAATGTTCAGGTAGGCAACAGGGGGTGGGGCTTAGATTTGGTTTAATAAAAAGCTGAAAATCTGTCACTGAACAAAAAACCTGCTGCATCCAAAGAGTCTcaaagaaacagcagagaaatgtgaggggGAGGGGAAAAGGCGGTGCGATTGGGGAATGACAGAGGGAAGcagggaggtggtggtggtggtggtggtggtggtggtggtggtggtggggggggggggggggggtgtgatGGGGAGCGTCTGTGGTGTTGTCTGCAAACAGAAAACCAAAAGCATAGTTGTGTTGAGCACAGAGTCGACCAATCAGATcgatttttattttctcttaaaaaaaaacaaaaatgtgaatctcactctgcagcagagaaactcaaataatcacaactctaacgtTAATCCATGTTAATATTATAGAGCTTATAAAGTGACACATAGAGGTTAACACGACTCACATCAGGACTGCATGGCTAATGCTAAGGCTAATGCTAATACTACTGGAAACAGGAGGAGTACAAAAGTTAAAAGGCctcaataaaatagaaaaaagaggaaaggtTTTATAAAATAGCAGAATGAAAAACGGGAAATGATGTCATGTCATTAGAGGCGGGGCTTAGGGCAGTGGGTGGAGTTTAGTTCCTGTAGTTTTGTCCTGGAAAGTCTCTGTCCtctttgtgtttacattatCTTACTATATGTTAAGGCAGCGCCCTCTGCAGGATCACATGATGCTGCAGCACTTACATGGCTGCTTCTCCTTCTTTATCTGCACTGCTCCTCCCTTCACCTCCCCCGCCTCCCCTGCTGTCTCCCCGTTGCTTGCTGCTGATGTCGTATCCGGAGTTTTGGTGGAAGGAATCAGAGGGGTGGAGGCGGAAGTGGGCGGAGCTGCGATCGGGGGAATGGCGGTCTCTTCCTTCCCTTCACTTGGTGGGGTTTTCCCGTTGTAGTCGTCAATGAGAACAAGCTCCGCCTTCACTGTCCCCTGAAGACCTAGAACCTTCTTGGTTTCGTCCTCGTCTTCCACGTTCTGGTATCCCATAAACACCATGGTTACTGGCTTCTCTGCGCTTGCTTCCTCCACACTTGGCTCTCCGCTGGGTTTAGTCTCCAGCCCGGTGATCTCTGCTGGAACTGGCAGAATTGGCTgaggctcctcctcctcctcctggaccTCCTCTGTTGGGAGAGACGGCACTGTGGCGACAGTTTGTGACATCATTGAGGCCTCGTCAGCTTTGTGGATGAGTTCTTCGACCTCAGTGACGCTGAGCAGCTGGACGCCATCTTCACCATTCATCTCGTGGACCACTGTGGGACAGACAGTGACAAAACCAGGATCCAGGTGAGAACACTTGGCTATTACAGCTCACAGGTGACCTCATGCTATTAGACAATAAATTCAATTCTGATGTCATGTATGATATCGCCACAGTAAAAAGATGAACCTTACAAGACCACAACAACAAGAATTTCCAAAAGAGGGAAATTATTCACAAGATCCTAACCTTCAGCTGCAAACAAATCCTTATAATGACACCTGACAGTAACCTGACGCCTTACTGTTACCTGACACCTGACTGTAACCTGACGCCTTACTGTTACCTGATACCTGACGCCTTATTGTTACCTGATACCTGATGCCTTACTGTTACCTGACACCTTACTGTAACCTGACACCTGACTGTTACCTGACCATAACCTGACACGTTACTGTTACCTGACACCTTACTGTTACCTGACACCTGACTGTTACCTGACAACTGACTGTTACCTGACGCCTGACTGTAACCTGACGCCTGACTGTTACCTGACACCTTACTGTTACCTGAACCTTACTGTTACCTGAACCTTACTGTTACCTGACGCCTGACCGTAACCTGACGCCTTACTATTACCTGACACCTGACTGTTACCTGACACCTTACTGTTACCTGACACCTTACTGTTACCTGACAAGACTGTTACCTGACACCTGACTGTTACCTGACAACTGACTGTTACCTGACACCTTACTGTTACCTGACACCTGACTGTTACCTGACGCCTGACTGTAACCTGACGCCTGACCGTAACCTGACGCCTTACTATTAACTGACCCCTGACTGTTACCTGACAACTGACTGTTACCTGACACCTTACTGTTACCTGAACCTTACTGTTACCTGACACCTGACTGTTACCTGACACCTGACCGTAGCTGGTTAATTTGAGACTCTGTTGTGAAACTGATGGATTATTTAAAGAGGAGGGGTTTGGGAGATCATACATAGTCGTCCTGCTGCTCAGAGTCAGGTTTGACTCTCAGAGAAGTCTCCTGCAGTTCATTGAAGCAACAAACAGTAAACCATTGACCAACACAATTTCTTGAGGAAACTGTTGGACCTGACTCAACAGATCCAGCGCTCATCTGAAACCGTCCAGCACAAATAAATACGTAAATTCAATACAACACATACTAAAATTCATTTGCCTTTCTCAAACTCTCTGGCATGAAGCAGAACTTTCCTGAGCTAGTAAATAAAATCTTTGTGCTCATCAGACATCCAGATCCTGTTGGGAACAATCTGCCAGCCAACAACCCGGCGCTAACCAGGAACTATCTGTGTTAGCTGTTTCTGTCCGCTATAAGGACATCTTTGTATCCGTGTTGTTCAGGAGCAAGGTCTGGAAAAGCcaggtgttttgttttatgtgatgACATCACCTTTCCGCTCGTCCTCGTAAACTTTGACCCCATGGTGAGAGAAGTCAACAGGAAGTGTGGTATTAGTGGACAGAACCCTGGTTTCCCCCGTCACTCTGTCCCGCTCTACTTTAATCTCCACCGAATACatggctgaggaggaggaggaggccacaCAGGGTCaacaagacacagacacacaaacatacacactcgtTCACACTAGGGATGCAACAATACTGTGAGCTCATTGCTCGTGCCTTTGATAGCAttctttggtttggttctggcggCCCAGCTTTCAAGATGTTTACGGGCAGATTTTATGGGAacgcttttttttaaattccaaaatgtatttctttattttactttgaagcAAAAGCAGTTCCGTTTATACACACTCCGGGTGTATTGTATGATACAAGATAATCAATAAACATTAACAAAATATTATCTGTTGTGACAAGAGGTGACATATTTGCCCTCTCCTCTGCCAAATGAGCGCTTGTCAGACATTCATACAACGGACAGGTTTGGAGGACTACGTGTTGTTTCGTAGAGGTTGTGAATTACCTGAGTGTACTCTGTAACGCAGAACGAGCATTTTCATAAAGTGACAAAAGACTGGAAATCTGACAGCAGTACAGTCACCTTCCCCAAACTGTAGCGCACAGCGATTGGATATTTACTCCCGGGTAGGGGTTTCCTCATCCCGAAAGGGCAGCGCTTAGACTAGCTCTATACAATTCACAAGCTTGCGATTCTGATCCAGGACTGGGGATAGCACACCGAACGGTTACATTGAGAATTATTACATCCCTAATatacacctgcacacacaagGGAACCCACATTAAACATGatgattaaaacagaaacagaaggggGAAAATAAAAACCACTGAAGCTCACAgactcattaaaacaaacacacacacacacacatacacacacacacacacacacacaggtggacAAATACGTgttagagacagacaggagttATTTATACAAGCACTATAACTTGAACTCTTTGTACTGATTTCAACTTTACCTGTCTGCAtgcagtgacctctgacctctatGACCTGTTTATCACCAGGTCAGTCCAAAATTTGAACCACCGGACTGAGGAACAGGTGAGTAGAGGTGGTTCAGGTGTCACAGACAGATACCTGTGTTTATGATTTTGACTCCTGGTGGTCGTGTGATGTCACAGTTGGTCGTGTGACACATGTTTCTAACTGCAGCTACCTGAAACTAAATAACATCTTGTGATTGGCTGTGAGTTGGAGGTATGTTGGAGCTCAGGTGTTTAAGCTACAGATTAGATCAGGGAGGTAACAGCTGAGCTAACATAGCTGGTAGCTGAGAAAAACCCATAATATGTGTGTTAAATCACCATGACAACAAGCTTTCATGTtcatgtaaacatgaaacacaccaTTCACTACACTAATGTTACACATAGCCAGCCAATCAGGTGGAGATTTGACATCATCGTTCTGGTGTTTCATCCCGTCATTATTCGGATAATCGGGCTCCCCTTGACTCacctttcttcatctcctccgTCATCTCCCTTGGCTTGTTCACACGAGAACTTTTGTGAACTTTGACCTCTGCAAGGGGTcatgggagagagaggaggcaggcacagagacaaaagactgagactctgaggtcaAGAGGAGTAACCTCTGATCTGAATACTGAAATCAGATTACTGTTATCTAGTACAGATAATCGAGTCAATATAATCTGAACAATTTAATCAGATTATTGTTATCTAATACAGATAATCAAGTCAATATGATCTGAACACTGTAATCAGATTACTGTTATCTAATACAGATAATCAAGTCAATATAATCTGAACACTGCAATCAGATTACTGTTATCTAATACAGATAATCCAGTCAATATAATCTGAACACTGCAATCAGATTACTGTTATCTAATACAGATAATTCAGTCAATATAATCTGAACACTGTGAccagattattattatctaaTAGAAATAATCCAGTCAATATAATCTGAACACTGTAATCAGATTATTGTTATCTAATACAGATAATCCACTCAATATAATCTGAACACTGTAATCAGATTATTGTTCTCTAATAAATATAATCCAGTCAATATAATCTGAACACTGTAATCAGATTTCTGATCTCTGATAAATCAATTAGCACATCATAAATACTGTAATCGAATGGGTGTAAGCTGATTCCTATTAACCGAGAACTATTATCTAAATACTGCAACCTAAATAATTTAATCAAATAAACCTAATCTGAATACTTTAATCTGATTACTGTAATCTCATCAGAGTAGAACAGGTGCAGTTTGTTTGATGACTGTCTATAAATGTTTTAACTGTTAAGTGATATGCAACCTGAGATTTCTGAAAACAGCAAAAAGAACCAAAGAAACAGTACAGTAGAGTCCAGTAGAGTTCATTGCGTTTTAGTAGAGTCTAGTGAGTTTGGTAGAGTCAAGTAAGTTCTAATAGAGTCCAGCAGAGTCCAGTACAGAGGGGGAGTTGAGTAGTGTCTGGTAGAGTTTGGTTAAGTTCAGCAAAGTCTATCAGATATCGGTGTAGTCCAGGAGAGTCTAGTACAGTCACATAGAGTCCAGTGTGGGTGGGAAAAGATCAGTAGAGTCCAGTAGAGTCTGGCTGAGTCTCACCTTGAACTACCTGTCCTGACACTGCAGGGGGGTCCGGCAGACAAATGCTGTGACCTTCGACCTCTACAGCTAATCAGAAACACACAATAAGGAGGAGAAACCAGCTCAAACAAAGACACAGGTAGAGACAAATGCCAAGAAATG
The genomic region above belongs to Notolabrus celidotus isolate fNotCel1 chromosome 2, fNotCel1.pri, whole genome shotgun sequence and contains:
- the palm1a gene encoding paralemmin 1a isoform X1, whose translation is MEVGEALGQQDRLQLLAEKRKRQTEIENKKRQLEDDKRALQHLKSKALRERWLLDGAPPAGQEQDEAKSRLEQNEAETRTLEDTINRLERELVDLETGALCETIIQTAVSPGSVTAVEVEGHSICLPDPPAVSGQVVQEVKVHKSSRVNKPREMTEEMKKAMYSVEIKVERDRVTGETRVLSTNTTLPVDFSHHGVKVYEDERKVVHEMNGEDGVQLLSVTEVEELIHKADEASMMSQTVATVPSLPTEEVQEEEEEPQPILPVPAEITGLETKPSGEPSVEEASAEKPVTMVFMGYQNVEDEDETKKVLGLQGTVKAELVLIDDYNGKTPPSEGKEETAIPPIAAPPTSASTPLIPSTKTPDTTSAASNGETAGEAGEVKGGAVQIKKEKQPCKCCSIM
- the palm1a gene encoding paralemmin 1a isoform X4 gives rise to the protein MEVGEALGQQDRLQLLAEKRKRQTEIENKKRQLEDDKRALQHLKSKALRERWLLDGAPPAGQEQDEAKSRLEQNEAETRTLEDTINRLERELVDLETGALCETIIQTAVSPGSVTAMYSVEIKVERDRVTGETRVLSTNTTLPVDFSHHGVKVYEDERKVVHEMNGEDGVQLLSVTEVEELIHKADEASMMSQTVATVPSLPTEEVQEEEEEPQPILPVPAEITGLETKPSGEPSVEEASAEKPVTMVFMGYQNVEDEDETKKVLGLQGTVKAELVLIDDYNGKTPPSEGKEETAIPPIAAPPTSASTPLIPSTKTPDTTSAASNGETAGEAGEVKGGAVQIKKEKQPCKCCSIM
- the palm1a gene encoding paralemmin 1a isoform X2, with amino-acid sequence MEVGEALGQQDRLQLLAEKRKRQTEIENKKRQLEDDKRALQHLKSKALRERWLLDGAPPAGQEQDEAKSRLEQNEAETRTLEDTINRLERELVDLETGALCETIIQTAVSPGSVTAVEVEGHSICLPDPPAVSGQVVQAMYSVEIKVERDRVTGETRVLSTNTTLPVDFSHHGVKVYEDERKVVHEMNGEDGVQLLSVTEVEELIHKADEASMMSQTVATVPSLPTEEVQEEEEEPQPILPVPAEITGLETKPSGEPSVEEASAEKPVTMVFMGYQNVEDEDETKKVLGLQGTVKAELVLIDDYNGKTPPSEGKEETAIPPIAAPPTSASTPLIPSTKTPDTTSAASNGETAGEAGEVKGGAVQIKKEKQPCKCCSIM
- the palm1a gene encoding paralemmin 1a isoform X3; this encodes MEVGEALGQQDRLQLLAEKRKRQTEIENKKRQLEDDKRALQHLKSKALRERWLLDGAPPAGQEQDEAKSRLEQNEAETRTLEDTINRLERELVDLETGALCETIIQTAVSPGSVTAVEVEGHSICLPDPPAVSGQVVQEVKVHKSSRVNKPREMTEEMKKVVHEMNGEDGVQLLSVTEVEELIHKADEASMMSQTVATVPSLPTEEVQEEEEEPQPILPVPAEITGLETKPSGEPSVEEASAEKPVTMVFMGYQNVEDEDETKKVLGLQGTVKAELVLIDDYNGKTPPSEGKEETAIPPIAAPPTSASTPLIPSTKTPDTTSAASNGETAGEAGEVKGGAVQIKKEKQPCKCCSIM
- the palm1a gene encoding paralemmin 1a isoform X5, encoding MEVGEALGQQDRLQLLAEKRKRQTEIENKKRQLEDDKRALQHLKSKALRERWLLDGAPPAGQEQDEAKSRLEQNEAETRTLEDTINRLERELVDLETGALCETIIQTAVSPGSVTAVEVEGHSICLPDPPAVSGQVVQVVHEMNGEDGVQLLSVTEVEELIHKADEASMMSQTVATVPSLPTEEVQEEEEEPQPILPVPAEITGLETKPSGEPSVEEASAEKPVTMVFMGYQNVEDEDETKKVLGLQGTVKAELVLIDDYNGKTPPSEGKEETAIPPIAAPPTSASTPLIPSTKTPDTTSAASNGETAGEAGEVKGGAVQIKKEKQPCKCCSIM